A stretch of Bos taurus isolate L1 Dominette 01449 registration number 42190680 breed Hereford chromosome 5, ARS-UCD2.0, whole genome shotgun sequence DNA encodes these proteins:
- the BTG1 gene encoding protein BTG1, with amino-acid sequence MHPFYSRAATMIGEIAAAVSFISKFLRTKGLTSERQLQTFSQSLQELLAEHYKHHWFPEKPCKGSGYRCIRINHKMDPLIGQAAQRIGLSSQELFRLLPSELTLWVDPYEVSYRIGEDGSICVLYEASPAGGSTQNSTNVQMVDSRISCKEELLLGRTSPSKNYNMMTVSG; translated from the exons aTGCATCCCTTCTACAGTCGGGCCGCCACCATGATAGGCGAGATCGCCGCCGCCGTGTCCTTCATCTCTAAGTTCCTCCGCACCAAGGGGCTCACGAGCGAGCGACAACTGCAGACCTTCAGCCAGAGCCTGCAGGAGCTGCTGGCAG AACATTATAAACATCACTGGTTCCCAGAGAAGCCCTGCAAGGGATCAGGTTACCGTTGTATTCGCATCAACCATAAAATGGATCCTCTGATTGGACAGGCAGCGCAGCGGATTGGACTGAGCAGTCAGGAGCTGTTCAGGCTTCTCCCAAGTGAACTCACGCTCTGGGTTGACCCGTACGAAGTGTCCTACAGAATCGGCGAGGATGGCTCCATCTGTGTGCTGTACGAAGCCTCACCAGCAGGAGGTAGCACCCAAAACAGCACCAACGTGCAAATGGTAGACAGCAGAATCAGCTGTAAGGAGGAACTTCTCTTGGGCAGAACAAGCCCTTCGAAAAACTACAATATGATGACTGTATCAGGTTAA